The proteins below come from a single Ruegeria sp. SCSIO 43209 genomic window:
- the rpsG gene encoding 30S ribosomal protein S7 gives MSRRHAAEKREVLPDAKFGDKVLTKFMNNLMIDGKKSVAERIVYNAFDRVENKVKRAPVEVFHEALDNIKPSVEVRSRRVGGATYQVPVEVRPERREALAIRWLITAARGRNENTMEERLAGELLDAVQSRGTAVKKREDTHKMAEANKAFSHYRW, from the coding sequence ATGTCACGTCGTCACGCCGCCGAAAAACGCGAAGTCCTGCCTGACGCCAAATTTGGCGACAAGGTACTGACCAAATTCATGAACAACCTGATGATCGACGGCAAGAAGTCGGTCGCAGAGCGCATCGTTTACAACGCGTTTGACCGCGTTGAGAACAAGGTAAAGCGCGCTCCTGTCGAAGTGTTCCACGAAGCGCTCGACAACATCAAGCCGTCGGTCGAAGTTCGCTCGCGCCGCGTTGGTGGTGCAACCTATCAGGTTCCGGTCGAAGTGCGCCCTGAGCGCCGCGAAGCACTGGCCATCCGCTGGCTGATCACTGCTGCGCGCGGCCGCAACGAAAACACCATGGAAGAGCGCCTTGCAGGCGAGCTGCTGGACGCCGTTCAGTCCCGCGGTACTGCCGTCAAGAAACGCGAAGACACCCACAAGATGGCCGAGGCGAACAAAGCCTTCAGCCATTATCGTTGGTAA
- the rpsL gene encoding 30S ribosomal protein S12 yields MPTIQQLIRKPRQPKVKRSKSMHLEQCPQKRGVCTRVYTTTPKKPNSAMRKVAKVRLTNGFEVISYIPGESHNLQEHSVVLIRGGRVKDLPGVRYHILRGVLDTQGVKDRKQRRSKYGAKRPK; encoded by the coding sequence ATGCCAACTATTCAACAGCTGATCCGCAAACCGCGGCAGCCCAAAGTAAAACGCTCGAAGTCCATGCACCTGGAGCAGTGCCCGCAGAAGCGCGGCGTTTGCACCCGCGTGTACACCACCACACCTAAGAAGCCGAACTCGGCTATGCGTAAGGTTGCCAAAGTGCGCCTGACCAACGGGTTCGAGGTCATCTCGTACATCCCGGGTGAAAGCCACAACCTGCAGGAACACTCGGTTGTTCTGATCCGTGGCGGCCGTGTAAAAGACCTTCCCGGTGTGCGTTACCACATCCTGCGCGGTGTTCTGGATACTCAGGGCGTCAAAGATCGTAAGCAACGTCGTTCGAAATACGGCGCGAAGCGTCCCAAGTAA
- a CDS encoding glycosyltransferase codes for MHSEHALQTIGCPMQVFGLCRFSFPALGDFQIEHDTVADRRAHLYNPARLEERFRLFESVTLPSFRTQTDGDYQLLVVVGDCLPRKALDRIKDLTADIKQVRIVQRPVEPSHKHRQVMKRILQEARSNPDRPCLQFRHDDDDSISIDFIERLRESADDVAGLIGKNQAIGLDFNNGYQASFGPNGVRAAQVYKSLLGVGLGMLIAGGCAHTIISFTHNRIGRFMPVVSYPDRPMWIRTLNNSNDSPRAEKQKAQLAPITPEIETDFATRFALNPGFVRLPHFSA; via the coding sequence ATGCATAGTGAACATGCCCTGCAAACCATTGGATGCCCCATGCAAGTCTTTGGCCTGTGCCGATTTTCATTCCCTGCTCTGGGCGATTTCCAGATCGAACATGACACGGTCGCAGATCGGCGCGCCCATCTCTACAACCCTGCTCGTCTGGAAGAGCGGTTCCGCTTGTTCGAATCTGTGACGTTGCCCAGCTTTCGCACGCAGACAGATGGGGACTATCAGCTTCTGGTCGTTGTTGGGGACTGTCTGCCGCGAAAGGCGCTCGACCGGATTAAGGACCTCACCGCTGACATCAAGCAGGTACGAATTGTCCAAAGACCCGTCGAACCAAGCCATAAACACCGGCAGGTCATGAAACGAATCCTTCAGGAAGCGCGTTCAAACCCGGACCGGCCCTGTCTTCAATTTCGCCATGATGACGACGACAGCATTTCGATTGATTTCATCGAAAGACTGCGCGAGTCCGCCGATGATGTTGCCGGGCTGATTGGAAAAAATCAGGCCATAGGCCTCGATTTCAACAACGGATACCAGGCCAGCTTTGGGCCGAATGGCGTTCGGGCGGCACAAGTCTACAAATCTCTGCTTGGGGTGGGCTTGGGCATGCTTATCGCGGGCGGGTGCGCCCACACGATCATAAGTTTTACCCACAACCGGATCGGGCGTTTCATGCCAGTGGTCAGTTATCCTGATCGCCCGATGTGGATCAGGACATTGAACAACTCCAACGACTCGCCGCGCGCTGAAAAGCAAAAGGCGCAGCTTGCGCCGATCACGCCCGAAATCGAGACCGATTTTGCCACGCGTTTCGCGCTAAACCCCGGTTTCGTACGTTTGCCTCACTTCTCCGCCTGA
- a CDS encoding DMT family transporter, whose protein sequence is MSPNVKGALLMMGSMAAFTVNDALVKVVGQDLPLFQLVAMRGVLATVLVLIMARYLGALHLNFPLHDKWLIALRCLAELAATIFFLTALMHMPLANVTAVLQALPLTVTLGAALFFGEVIGWRRIAAIALGFVGMLLIVRPGPEGFSIYAIYALIAVASVTVRDLITRRMSAEVPSMVVTLATSLTITLAAIIVSTFEGWVPVSTASGAMIASAAVFVLIGYLFSVMVMRVGEVGFVAPFRYSSLLWALGLGWAVFGDWPDAITMLGGALVVAAGMFTLFRERSRQAEK, encoded by the coding sequence ATGAGTCCTAACGTTAAAGGCGCGCTGCTGATGATGGGCAGTATGGCGGCCTTTACCGTCAATGATGCGTTGGTGAAAGTGGTGGGGCAAGATCTGCCTCTGTTCCAACTTGTGGCCATGCGCGGAGTTTTGGCGACAGTTCTTGTGTTGATAATGGCCCGTTATCTTGGGGCGCTCCACCTGAATTTTCCCCTCCATGACAAATGGCTTATCGCATTACGTTGCCTGGCAGAGTTGGCGGCGACCATCTTCTTTTTGACGGCTCTGATGCACATGCCGCTTGCCAACGTTACGGCAGTTCTACAGGCGTTGCCGCTGACCGTGACTTTGGGTGCTGCCTTATTCTTCGGTGAAGTAATTGGATGGAGACGTATTGCTGCAATTGCGCTTGGGTTCGTCGGTATGTTGTTGATCGTTCGGCCCGGTCCTGAAGGGTTCAGCATCTATGCGATTTACGCATTGATTGCGGTTGCTTCCGTTACAGTTCGCGATTTGATCACTCGCCGAATGTCAGCCGAAGTACCTTCTATGGTGGTAACACTGGCGACATCCCTCACTATCACATTGGCAGCGATCATCGTCTCCACGTTTGAAGGATGGGTGCCGGTCTCGACCGCATCTGGAGCGATGATCGCCAGCGCTGCGGTCTTTGTTCTGATAGGCTATCTATTCAGTGTCATGGTGATGCGCGTGGGCGAGGTCGGTTTTGTTGCGCCATTTCGCTATTCCAGCCTGCTTTGGGCACTGGGACTGGGGTGGGCTGTGTTTGGTGACTGGCCGGACGCGATCACAATGCTGGGTGGTGCATTGGTAGTTGCGGCAGGGATGTTCACTCTGTTTCGCGAACGGTCGCGTCAGGCGGAGAAGTGA
- a CDS encoding PLP-dependent cysteine synthase family protein, with translation MTTRQTHGRKRLYDSILDTVGDTPSIRINRITPSNVTVYVKFEAFNPASSVKDRLALNIIEAAERDGSLKPGQTVVEATSGNTGIGLAMVCAAKGYPLVVTMADSFSVERRKLMRFLGAKVVLTPRAQKGFGMYTKAKELAEQNGWFLASQFETAANADIHENTTAREILGDFDGQNLDYWVTGYGTGGTVSGVARVLRKVRPETKIILTEPANAAIVSSGYVNTRNEIHQPTESHPNFEPHPIQGWTPDFIPWVLQEAIDNSYYDELIPVPGSDGIAWSRRLAAEEGIFTGISGGSTFAVAMKLAETAPEGSVMLVMLPDTGERYLSTPLFDGVEEEMTDDEIEISKSTPSAQMTD, from the coding sequence ATGACAACTCGTCAAACGCATGGGCGAAAGCGCCTGTATGACAGTATTTTGGACACCGTCGGAGACACGCCAAGCATACGAATAAACAGGATTACCCCCTCAAACGTGACGGTTTACGTAAAATTCGAAGCGTTTAACCCGGCCAGTTCTGTCAAGGATCGCCTTGCCCTCAACATCATCGAAGCGGCAGAACGCGACGGTAGCTTAAAACCCGGTCAGACAGTGGTTGAGGCGACCTCGGGGAATACCGGTATCGGGCTGGCGATGGTCTGTGCGGCCAAAGGCTATCCCTTGGTTGTGACGATGGCCGACAGTTTCTCGGTCGAGCGGCGCAAGCTGATGCGGTTTTTGGGGGCAAAAGTTGTCCTGACACCGCGCGCGCAAAAGGGGTTCGGCATGTATACAAAAGCTAAGGAACTGGCCGAGCAGAACGGCTGGTTCCTGGCCAGCCAGTTTGAAACCGCAGCCAATGCCGATATTCACGAAAATACCACCGCGAGGGAAATCTTGGGTGACTTTGATGGGCAGAATCTCGACTATTGGGTTACGGGCTATGGCACTGGCGGGACGGTCTCGGGCGTGGCCCGGGTGCTGAGGAAAGTGCGCCCTGAGACCAAGATCATCCTGACCGAGCCTGCCAATGCAGCCATTGTGTCGTCGGGGTATGTAAACACCCGCAACGAAATACACCAGCCGACCGAGAGCCACCCGAACTTCGAACCGCATCCGATCCAAGGCTGGACGCCTGATTTCATTCCGTGGGTTCTGCAGGAGGCCATTGATAACTCCTACTACGATGAGTTGATTCCCGTTCCCGGTAGCGACGGTATTGCATGGTCGCGCCGTTTGGCCGCGGAAGAGGGGATTTTTACCGGTATTTCTGGTGGCTCGACCTTTGCGGTCGCGATGAAACTGGCCGAGACTGCTCCGGAAGGTTCCGTTATGTTGGTAATGTTGCCAGATACGGGCGAGCGTTACCTTTCGACGCCATTGTTTGATGGCGTAGAAGAGGAGATGACGGATGATGAGATCGAGATCTCGAAATCTACGCCTTCCGCCCAGATGACAGATTGA